tcggtcaaaaatccacgcatgctcagaatcaagtcgacacatgctcggaagcattgaacttcatttttctctcagcacgtcgtagtgttttacgtcaccacgttggacacgatcggatttttgaccgatggtgtgtaggcaagaccgatgaaagtcagcttcatcggatatctgacgaaaaaatccattggattagattccatcagatatccgatcgtgtgtacagggcttaagagttgaTACAACCATCCAAAAAAACAGAAATGCAACAGAATTAGCTACTGCTCATCAGACTATACAGGGGTACAGAGTGTGAAGAGCACTTGTCATCACAGAGATTGTGTGGATCTTAGCTTATCTTTGTGCAATTAATCCCTCTAATGAAGAAAAGCAAGCGTCCGGTTCCATCAGGGAGGTCATGGTGTACAAGGAGTGGCAGATCTCTCATTGCACATCTTTCTCAGTGACCGATCTGTCCCTCCAGGTGCTTTAGCAACAGCAGCTGTCACCTCAATCATTtccaaaacagtattagcatacttCTATTTTCATATTCTATTTAatactttttaaatacatttacagCATAATGTATATCTTACATCATCATAATGGAGACTTTTCAGAcaggtattttattttcttctgGTGCAGGGAGGGTGACTTTTGGTTTTCTACAAGGCCCATGTTTACAATATTTGGATTTAGTGAAGCCAGCACACAAATTCTTGCAATACAGCATCAAGCCATTTTGTGGGAAAGAATGGGCCTTTTTTCTGGTAACGTATCTCACAGGTGCAGCTTGCCCATGAAGAGTGGATGCGATTTGATTTTCTTTTATGCAGCAGAGAATTTTCGGAGGGTGATGACAATCAGGGCGATGAGAACAGAGGCGCCAAGGAGGGCGGCCAGAACAATGGCAGCGACAGCTCCAGGACCCAGGGAACCTGCAGAAGGGATCACAAAAAACATGGGTTTAATTGTATGTTATGAACTGGAGGAGAGACTCCGATATCTTTAATCTTAATACAATTAAGGTTACATGGATATCTCGAAATTCCTGTCTCTTATGCAAGGGGAAATGTGGCACACATTACTTATATCAATCCACACTGAGGGAAAAAGGGGTGACTGTGCAGCTTGGTACACATGAGtgttgtaagaaaagaaatggctgcatatccaggaattccgattgccttttattgttcaaagtgataacaccaatcggaattcctggatgtgcagccatttattttcttacaagtttcTCACGGAGGTGGGccggggctggcactctacgagatattccacctcaggttatcatcatAGACCTGGAGCAGCGGCTTACTAAAAAGTTGACTACATTGTGTCCAGTTAGAAATTAGTGCTTGCAGCATTTAGTCAATGTTGCTGCTGTTGCATCAGTTTCAGCTGGTACAACAGACACCTGACTCACAGGGATATGTGTCAAAGTCACTTTGAATaagattaccgtattttccggcgtataagacgactttctggatgcaaaaaaatgcatccaaagtcgggggtcgtcttatacgccggggacggtctccgtgctgcgagcgtcaatgatttaaaagacgctcctactcctcagagtgttctatgataggcggaacacaaatcttcccagcagcgcctctgttctgtgttcctcctatcacagatgccttctcatcctcggacgagatgagaagacgtccgtgataggcggaacacagaacagaggcgctgctgggaaaatttgtgttccgcctaacacaggacagtctgaggagaaggtgcggctttcaaatcattgatgctcgcagcacagagactgtcaccgcctgcaagtctattcagaaaaaaagtgagtgattgcacagtttgcagtgattgcactggggggcaagttcaggcacagtgggggcaagttcaggtacagagaggggaaagtgatggcacagtgaggggcaagtgatggcacagtgaggggcaagtgatggcacagtgatggtacagtgaggggcaagtgatggcacagtgaggggcaagtgatggcacagtgaggggcaagtgatggcacagtgggggcaagtgatggcacagtgggggcaagtgatggcacagtgggggcaagtgatggcacagtgggggcatgtaatgtaatggcacagtgaggaatgtaatgtaatggcacagtgaggaatgtaatgtaatggcacagtgagatctgaaaaagcctgtcagcggttctggctacccctcagcttccagaaagactagtaggaagggggtagtcttatacagtgagtatatcccaaaaccaacatttttcctggaaaattagtgggtcgtcttatacgcccagtcgtcttatacgccggaaattaCGGTACTTGAACTCTCTTGTGGTTCATAATATGTAACTGGGGTCAGACAGGAAACACCCCCTTCACTTCTACTCCAAATTGTGCCAAGAGAAAATGGGGGAAGCATTCTCCAAGTCTCTGTGCCAGTCATTTTAAACAGTAGAGGCActtctttttaatgttttacatatagtagctatacctgcaaaaggggccagcctaaaTCTAGagggacttaattttctgactaaagttccactttaataatggAATTTTTTTAAACCGTAGACATCTTTTACACATTTTACCTCCTCTTTTTGCTAATGGATGTATCTCATAAAGAGCAATAGGCTAATGAGCAAAGTTTCACATATAAGTGAATGAATGTTGCTGCTGCCAGGGAACCCAGCTCCATGTCCAGATCCAGAAAGCCCCCACAGACCATGGCTTTTCCCAGTAAGGATTACAGTGTATCAAAAAGGGCAAAGAGAGCATTAGAGGAATATAATCAGCAATGGTAGCagaatgcatacctcccaactttttaagtTCAGAAcgaaggacacctattagcaaaagtatgtaggcatatgaCAGAcccccctgccatgcccccttaaaggagaattatatatatatatatatatatatatatatatatatatatatatatatatatatatatatatatatatatatatataaaaaaaaaaaaagttaaacccacaagtgttttttttttttaccactactattcctttacactggcttttaaaatttacaaatgcagcaatctagaaattgaatgaaaggtttagcactgggaaacactttttgaaagataaatagtgcattttatatacaactatatggatcagaccaaaatgagggacaaatgaggatgaaagagggacagagggactttgttccaaatcagtgaaccgtccctcaaaatcagggacagttgggagctatgtcagAAGCCTTACCGCACTTCATACTATATTGCTCAGCCATGAGCCTTACAATTAGGCCCTATAATGCAAAACAGGTTAAGGTGTTCTGCTACCATTACTGATTTTGTGCTATCAATGGTTAAACAAAATCTTTTGAAGTTTTGGAACTTCACTGGCAGACCTCTTTTTCCTGATACAAAGTTTTGGATGCATCAGCTACAGTACATCATGTTTTATATAGCCGTTGGTACTTTTATAGTTTTAAATATAGTttgcatttatataattttttttttctatcttcagTTTAGTGGTTCTTTAACTTGGAGTACACCATATTTACTAGTGTAAAAGTTCTTCCATTAGCAAAACAGCTTATTTGAGTAAAATAGTAGACTGCCTAGTTCTCAGCACAAATTCAAAAATTACCCTGTGTTTGTGAGGGAAGAATTGTTCTTCTagtccaaactacggccctctagctgttttatggaactacacgtcccatgaggcattgtaaaactgacattcacagacatgactaggcatgatgggaattgtagttcctgaacaactggagggtcatAGTTTGGATATCCCTGTTCTAGTCCATACCATAAGCATTCATTCCTGCTGAGTAGTATGGGAGTGGAGGGAATCTCTCTGGATGTTATGGACAATGTGGACAGTTCTTCCTTCAGACAGATAATTGTATATTAGATACATTGTATAAAAATGTAAAGATGTCACATACCATCACTGTTACCCAGAGGATCCTCAAATGTGGGGTCTGGCTCGGAGGCATCGGCTGGAACCCCAGTAACATCGGAGAAGGGCACAGATGGTGTGGTCTCAATGGGTTCTGCTCCTGAAGGAAGCTCTGGAGGCTCCTGCCACACTGTGGGTGCTGCCGCTTGGGGatagcctactgtaccaaatcaAACACAACTTGATTAAGGCCCCAACCTGGGAAATAGGTATGTGCAATACATCAATAATTATGTACCCTAAAACTACATATTCATCTACAACAACCCCACCTCAAGTTTAGAAACACATTATCTGTGCAAGTATGGTTTATATGCAGTTTAAAAGTTACACACATGCATCAATTAATAAAAATAGATTCTAAGACGTGAGGGCAATATCCCCATCATCCTAACCACCCCCAACCTGAACTCTCCTTTAGGCCTTCCACCCTTCCCTAACTTCCAACCCTATtcttaaacattttaattatAATATTCCTCCAGATCTCACCCCTGTATTGTATGATACACATAGTTAGACAGGTTTGAACAATTTTGATACCAAGGTAAAATATAAACATTCAAACAACACAACTGAAGCAAATAAATCACTTCAACCCAGCACTCataaaaacacaaaattataaaacAATCCCTTGCACTGTCAGCAGCTGTCCATCATTTAGTATTATTGCATGCTTTAAATCCTCATCTTCAAATAGCATTAGAAGCGCTCCTCTGGTGATTACCACCTTGTGTGCTTtttcataaaagtgagtacaactATATAAGTCCCAGAGTGATTCACCACAACAGGATTGTAGGGCATGAGAATATTCTCTCAATTCATAAATCCCATGACCGCACTTCGTGAAGACCTTAAAAAGGTTAAACCCACCAGATCAACATATATAATACGCCTGTATCACAATCTCTCCTTTAAGAACCCCCCCTTCATAAAATGCACTTACAAAGAATCTAAGTACACAAAGCGTATAGCTAAAATAGAAACACTACTAATGATTCTGGTATGGGTCAAAAATGCAGAAAACCTTTGAAATCCCTTAAATAAAGGGATGTAAATATTTGGATAAGGCGTTTATCCGCATACCTCTTAATGGCACAACTATATTCATGTTTGAGTGTCTATCAAACACCATTCCACAATGTCTATTTGGATATATCTGTAGATAATGTTAAATTGATTTTTGTTCTAttgaatatgaaaaaataaaatcaataaaacagAGATTAAAAAGCAGCACTTCCTAAATGTGCTAAACTACAAATTGCTAATtagatataaataaaataaactcatatgcagtatatatatttataatatgcaTGTATAGTGTACTGTTTATGCCCAAAGAGCAAAAGTGTGAAAATTATATTGCCACACATTACAAAATCCAATCACAATCCAAAAAAGTATTTGCTTTATATGTTCATGCAGCCCTCATGATGTCCAGTGATGAAACGTTTAGAGGCTGGACTTCTGGTCAATTACATCACATCtgatataaattaaaaaagaaaaaaagaaactgcTCTAAGAAATTCAACCAGCTTGCAAAACCTGAAGGGCTTTGTCAAGCGAAAAAGTGGAAGCAGCGACTCTCCTGTATAACAATAAACAgcgaacaaagaaaaaatatataaagtcgcGGTACCTGAAAGCATACATAGATCACAAATGCTCTAATCGACCCCAAATTACTGAAATATGGGAATGTTGAGTGAATGAtagccaaataaataaaaaatgcctaaATATAGAGTGTTGAAAAATCCATGAACGTGAAATAAATGAAATTATAATgtccaagtaaaaaataaaattaaaatgaagtCCATACATATGcataggcaaaataaaaaaatgtccaccTGTGCAAACTTCTTAACATCGATTGGTGAATACAGGCTCATCAAACTCTGGTGACAAAGGCTAATGTGAAGTCCTCCACCAATGGAGAGAATCACTGCTTACCAGAAAAACGTGTTCCCCCACGACAGAGGATCAGCGAAAGCATGTAATTAACACAGCCTGTGTTCCAAGCGCTTCAAACCTGCTTCACCGCTGATCAGATTGCTCTTATGGACATTTCAGACTCAAAGGCACATAGCGTGTCATGAAAAAGATAGAGAGGCTCTGATAGTGTATAGTAGGccttcttctggtgactcgaccatgcagcccattttcttcaagtgcctccttattgtgcatcttgaaacagacacaccacatgttttcagagagtcctgtattttacctgaagttatttgtggtgtTTGCATCCTGAATAAATTttgctggcagttgtggctgaaattctagttggtctacctgaccgtgattTGGTttaaacagaacccctcattttccatttCTTGATTTTGAACACTgccgattggcattctcaattccctttactgttttatacagttcaactaccttttcccacagatcctttgacaaatcgtttgctttccccatgactcagaatccagaaatgtcatgcagcactggatgaaagatgcaagggtctgtcaggagtccagaaacgcattgaccttttatacacacacactaattacaagaaaacagatcacaggtgaggatggttacctttaatagccattcaaacccctttgtgtcaacttgtgtgcatgttatcaggccaacatcaccagggtatgtaaacttttgattagggtcatttggatagtttctgttgtgattatgatttaaaaagagcaaACACAGTTGAATGATAaatagcttcagccaaacactaaccatgagtgaaagaaatgtttttgtattaTCATTCATAGTCtctgaaatcataaattctgagtatccttggctttgtgtttttggatcattgtcttgctgaaatgtccacttttgtttcatcttcatcat
The sequence above is drawn from the Rana temporaria chromosome 4, aRanTem1.1, whole genome shotgun sequence genome and encodes:
- the SNORC gene encoding protein SNORC, yielding MPCTRTPQLVLLLLFTGILLPAFLTVGYPQAAAPTVWQEPPELPSGAEPIETTPSVPFSDVTGVPADASEPDPTFEDPLGNSDGSLGPGAVAAIVLAALLGASVLIALIVITLRKFSAA